In the genome of Malania oleifera isolate guangnan ecotype guangnan chromosome 5, ASM2987363v1, whole genome shotgun sequence, the window CCACCCAACCCGCTAAGGAGGCGGATATGAAAATTGgaaaccatattcgactcatttagaaAGCGGTTGATTTTAAGTCAGTTAAAACAGGTtggattaacggatttttatccatttttctaGGTCTAGCCCCTATCCACCAGCTcagagaaactctgagtcaacaacgccaccacctAAGCGCATATTCCTGCCTCAGAACTCTCTCAAACATCCGAGCCTTCTTCAACTCATCCGGGACCATGTGCGGAGCGAAATGGGATAGCTCCACAAACCTAGCCGCATATTGCTGCACAGTTATAAGCCCCTAGATTAGATGCAGGAACTCGTCTACCTTCGCCTCTCAGGTAGCAACatggaagtatctatcaaagaaaacCTCCTAAAACGGCTCCAGGTAATAGATGCATGTCCTGGGCACTGTTCCTCCACTAACTTTtccgatctccaccacctctttgcttcccccaccaatttaaaggtggcaaatTGCACCTTCTGTTCTTCCGTGCACTCCAGCACACTTAGTAGCTCCTcaatctcctgaacccaatcttcagctgcAATTGGGTTCGCTCCTCCTAAAAACACCGATGAATTCACTCTAGTAAATTGTTGGAATGTGCAGCCCCTATCAGTCAATAGCCGATGCTGCTCTCGAGAATCCCTCAGAGTTTCCTTCCTAGCCTATTGTGCTACACTGTGCAGCACTGCCGAGGCATCGACGTTATCTTCACTGGAGgtatccacatgattatcccctaCAACCATAATATcctttcccctagaatccatcctgTATATAGGATAGAAACTGaattagaaattccacatttatcatagttgatgcaagtatggaatgactaataataaaacatataAGTTAAAAGAATTCATTTACACCATTCTGCTACAAAACCATCAAGGTACCAACCTTTAACTATAATACTGACATTACCCTTAAACTCAACCGTCTTAACATCCTAACCTAAATTTTTGAACACCAGTCTCTTAACTCAGTAacgaaaccattgatggatttaccatggttttcctaaaattgtcattctaggaaaaacatagaaaactGTCAAAGGAACTCTgcctctaagcttccagaccaaaacctAACCTAATCTACCCACCCTCATCCTTATCCTACttcaacctatactctagtaattatcaaccatcaaaatctacaaaacctagcaaattaggctctgataccacctgtaacgccctaacccgccacgtggggcctggggtgctacttAAGTGACGTATGTGTTCTTGATAACATATTTAATataaatgcagcggaaataagtgatacattctccaaacacattaccagagttctaattactattatacgcaaatgtctccaaatatccatattacaacctaTAATAttgtacaaaaagaaaactcagTCCATACACACTATATACATAGACTTTACGACTAGCTCAACCCCTTTAGCCCTGCTAAATACGATCCCTGGtgtttcctgaaaagataatttgtatattggagtgagacacttctcagtaaggaagactaAATTAAAATCAATGTGTGGTCAGCATGAATTTTAGGGtatatagaaaataaccagttaTCCTTTTAACTAAAAAtagtatgtaaatatatattcattataaGCCGTTAAAAAAAATGCCCTTTTCCCTCCTACAGTATAAACCGGTTCAGTAAATActtaacaccatttacataaatctacatatatgcataaaaaacaCTCCTTGTGattaacaccatttacttcccccatggtatgggttgtgcGGCATGAATGCTGGACTAAGCCTGAGTGatcagcccaaaacaaagtcaaaatatcCCTTTACAAGTCCGTCTGCGGGCATCCACAACCAAGCTACAAGCCCGATGCCCTTACTTCATCCTCACGCAGGCTATCGGCTGAGACCACCCTACGCTTCTATCTAGAACAGTGTGGGCACACATGGCataataatcaatcactagcaatggtaccgtgctcacaaaataactggtccctagggttcctaaagcatatcatgcaatttaattaataaaaactatatttcaaattcatttcgtataaaacctgtcatattgTAAAATCTTGGCCCTCGGtcatcatataaaactcggctcacaGCCGCTATATCAAATCCCTGCCCTTGGTTGTCATATAAAACTCAGCTCACAGCCATTATATCAAATACCAACCCTCGGCCGTCATATAAAACTTGGCTCACAACCGttatatcaaatccctgtattatttacaagcaattccagtatgtttcaccagcaattccagtatttttcacaatcattcccaatTTTGGTTACAcgataaaccatataaatttattcaccTACCACataatttcaatattcaaacacgaTCCAGgagacaaccaagaaaacactGTATTTTTAGTTCGTAAGATAAATCATATTTTCCACCgttcatattattcaaaatatcgtaccatatatcctaggtttgtaaaatccctaTTGAACGtttgttttcaaaataatatttgaactcataaataaataaatatataatagtttaatcagttcatatctaataaaaatcctaacttaacttaatcctcttacctATTTACTGAGAGAGAATTCCTACAACGCTCCTATAGCTCACCCTACAGCGATATGGGTTGCAAAACCCTGAAAACACATTTTCCCCAATTTAATAACCATTAAGTATTCCCAGGCTCATACACcccatttaatcaattaaatgcTAGACAAATAGTttatttctacccttacctcaactttaggGTGATACCTGGAAAGACCCCATTGAAAAATCCACtatactagacttgtagagaattttccctagatccttgtggtaacttctgatcgtcgattcgggcaACGAATGACGAGATAttgtagagagagagtgaggggtgcggttttagagagagagagagagagagagaaagagagagagattttttgatttcttaatgaagaagtaacttAAAAATCAATTTATAGGCCATTGATCCGGtcacatttgtcgacgaaatggagCCTTTGTCGACAAATTACAGAAGGACGTTCATCGACAAAAGaaggagttcatcaacgaaccatAAGCGTAAAATTTTTGTCGTTTgggatctcttcgttgacgatgCCTGAACTTCATTGACGAACCACAAAAGGGCATTCCTCAATGAAAaaaggggattcgtcgacaaagcctactgcttgccctttttaaattccctttcttattttcttatttatttcttttattttctaggttcagGTTTCTACATAATATATTAAAGTAAAAGTGAAATCAGAAAGCTTGAGAAGGTTCTTGATTTCAACAGAATTGAAATCAGAGAATGCCCCCCTGCTAAttctcaccacacacacacacacacacacacacacaaactctctctctctctctctctctctactttctctctccttaacccctctccctctccctgaTTTCCTCGGCCAAACGTGCGCCAATTGACGAATGGAAAATACCCCTGGGTTCTATTCTTAGCCACCAAAATTTTAACCGGAGTAGATTCGTGATTAGGGTGTCATAggtaccactcctgggataaggtaaaatctctctctctctctctctctctctctctctctctctctctctctctctctctcttcaattttttctcAAAAGTTCTAACAAATCGATGAttagacaccaccatggggtcctagcttcgattctcgtcattttaatcggagcagatttttaatttgagtttcctaggcaccactccaaggttagagtaaggataatgaaattatatccgttaagtatttttaaagtttaattagctattgggagtgttgggcctaggaaatattaaaataattgtaatttcgaggttgagttgattaaactaaaGTATGTGAATACATGGATTTTGCGAATGCCACATGCATTGCTTTAGGATTCCTGCAGGTATTTctccaagaatcaggtaaggggatagattatgtcaggtattttcaaaaaattcaccGATTAAGTCGTAgtatataattacaaaaatgatatatataatttttcagaaTATTCAGGAATATGagttattatatttttgggaaaccaGGTGTTTGAGTTGAGTCAACCCTATAAGTTGATTGAATATTATTtctcagcaaaatatattttcccagGATAGTTTACGACATTccgaaattatattttaaatcgTGTGCCAagagaataatatgttttattgcataattgaatcataatttttttatggtattatacagtGAAATGGTACTGAATTTATGGAAATACTGTGAATttgtgaaatatgtgaaatgccggttttataccgagatacaaacatgatattttttatacttaGAAATGTGATTGATACAAACATGATATTTTGATGttgaaaaatgtgatttatacagacATGACATTTTTATAATGAGAAATGAAAAGATAGTTTTTATAATGAGATTATAtgtgaaattgtgattttatatagaaatgtgaTTTTATGCTGAGtatggattttatattgaattaTGAATTTATAGGAAATTGTGATATTATACTGGTTTCTTGATTGGTTGGGAATACAGTGGTATttgtgttatgaagtttgtactgatgccggtgggggaggtatgctcagtatggaaatttaTCCTATAAAGTTTGTACTGATGTCAgtgggggaggtatgcttagtacgaaaattatgttatgaagtttgtactaAAGCTAGTGGGGGAGATATGTTTAGCCCggaaattatgttatgaagtttgtactgatgccagtgagggaggtatgctcaatacggaaattatgttatgaaatttttattgatgccggtgggggaggtatgctcagtacggaAATTATGTTGTGAAGTTTGTACTGATGTCGGTGGGGGAGGTATGCGCAGTACAGAAATTCCGATGTGAAAAtacatatatgtagatttatgaaaatagAAATATTTATTTAGCTAAAAGTATGTTTGATAAGAAATGTGTATTTTAAGTTGTATAGGTttgagttattatatatatatatatacattcagatgccttttcagttaaagttaaattaatggttatGTTTTGGTTAAGTaagaactcatctgccacacgctgataataatttattccttcttactgagaggtgtctcacctagaatttaaacatttcaggaaaccaagacAGACCAGCAGAGAGAGCTCTGAGGCAAAGGAGACCGTTGTACCCTAATATTCAGAGTAAGTGTTTAAGTTAggggatatgttttgtataacccCTAGACTATTTTatagatttttggggatgtatatgtgtgtgtgtgtgtgtgtgtatgtgtgtgtgtgtgtatgtagaggtcttagcactctggtattgtatagcatTTTGGATGGTAATGTATATTGGGCTCAGACATTGTATGTAATCCGTTGCATGGATGGTATGTTTGGATGGACTGAATACCcagtacccccccccccctcccttagGGTTGGGTTATGTGTaatatatggtatcaaagttagttgaaagatgatgattgattattattgttgaaaaaaaaatggcaaaaaaaTCAGGTCGTCACATATCATCAACGACACCAACTTCTGCATTAGTTGTTTGAGGAATGACGTTTACATAAAATTCCACAGTGTAAATATTCAGGTTTAAGTGGTGTGGGTCCAACTCAATGCGCAGATTGTAATCATCTTGTATAGGAATAGCCTGGAAGAATACTGTACCATTTAGCCCCCTCACCGGATATCTTACAATAACCCGCAACACATACTAGTTTGGATCAATGTGCAGATATTTGTATATCTTATCATACAGTTTGTTTAATTTTGCCTTCTTGCTAATTCGAATTTCTCTAACTGGCTGAGTACTATAACCAACTCCATCCACTCTTGTGATCGTTCCCCCCTCCCCTCCCCATATACAATAGAACAATCACCAGAACATTGCTTGAGTTTCCTTCCATTAAGAGCAGTACTCTCGAAATGATAAATACCTATGAGAAACACAGAACCCTAACTTTCAACGCTTCATTATAATCAATCGTCTTACAtatgaagataataataatattcacaatatatacatatataagtgGGTTAGGAAAGGTGATTGTAGTTCTATTTTTGCATAGGTTGACTAAATTGCTAGAttgaaaaaagggggggggggtggggaagGAATGATTGGATTCTAGTTTATGAGTGAGGTTATTAGAAATCCTAACTTCATCATTAAGGATAGTATTTTGCTTTAAAAAATCATTATTCAGAGAAAGACTATTTTATTTCTATGATTGAATTTAAGGGTGTGGAGGGTAGTTTCATGGCGACCTCTGAGGAAAAGTTCAGAGCAGCTTTGTTTAGGATGGTAAGGGACAAAACTCCCTATACAGATAACTTCACTATGTCTTTTTTCTCGAATTTTTGGGATGTGATGAGACTATGAGAGGCAAGTTATGAATTtattcacaaattttattttattagttatTGGAAAGAGCATTAGTTCCACTTTTGTCAGTCTGGAGCCTAAAAGAAGTCCAATTAAGGTCAAGCATTTTATGCCTAATTAGCTTGGTGATAGTGTGTGTAGGATCATTGTGAGGTCTATGTTTACAAGTTGAATATGATTTTCAAGTACTACTATTTCTCATTCTAAACAACTACTTTTTTATAGGCAGTCAAAGACATTTGCTTCTATTTTCCTGGCTAATATGGTGATCGAGGATGTGCATAGTAAGGATTATGATGTTATcttttaaattggattttgagaaagtgCATCGTCATATTAGATTCGGTCATGTAATAAATCTAAATAATATGTTAACTTTTtctatatttaatatataaattagcATTGTATTCTCTTTTTATACTTCAAAAAGAAAATCTAAATGATACATAACAAATATTATCGAGTTACTTTTACTTCAACCTATGAATATGTAAATCTCTatttctttatttcattttttgtattttgtCTAAATGAAATAAAATCCTAACCAAAAAAATTTACACACTAATTCATTACGCATTCatataattatgaaattaaataaaaaccctaacaataaaaaaaaaaaaatttcaatacgaACCATATGACTTCAAAGTATAAGCTAATTTTAATATTCACGCAAATTGATAATAACAATTTCACATTCTCATTTATAGATTCAAATAAACATAAGATTAAATACAATTCTAATCTCAATAATTTATACATTaataattaaacattcaaataaccatgaaatttaataaaaacattCATATAAAAACTCCTCATTCAAACTTTCTTacttaaaattaaaactaaatttaataTGTATACAAATGGATAATAAAATTTACATATAATGAAAAATTtcatatgcattcatcatttataCAAGCGAATTTAAATGAGAAATCTAATTCGTATAGATAAGTCGAGTATTCCAAGTCTTCGTCTTTAATTGACATCATTTGGTTTTCCTCGTGTTGTCCTCTggtttttgtttatgtttgttttgttttgttttgattccatataGACATTCTAGATTGGTTAATTTGGATTATTGTATTGGTATTTTTTTTCATTGGCTTTGATGCTAGGATGATttttatagtttatttgtaaatctcaTGTGTCTTGCTTGTTACtacggttttcctccgccataagcgaagACTATCAATAAAATTAGGGTTCCGTTAAAAAAAAGaatgtatgtatacatatacaagcAAATTTAATATGCATTCATAATTtatatatgaaaaattcaaaCATGAAAAAACAAAAACTCAACCTCAATTTGCGAGTTTCACAATGATATTTCAAATCATCAAATTGACTTTAATATAAGTGGATTCAAGATATAAAATACTAATTTATACTTCAAACTAATCAAAACTTTTCAGATTCCTAGAAGTTAGAGTTTTCAACAATGTTGAATGTGAGGGgaacatacataatttttatttcttatataaTGTTCCTCGAATGTTTCGTCTACAAAACATTTGCTTATATTTTGTAAGCAGAACAACCGAATTGTACAATTTGGACTACAATGGTCACCTGCAAAATCTCATTGCCCGTCTTTGTTGACTCTGTATGACCGTCCCACTCGGCTCTCAACTCTCTTCTTCAAGCATAGAGAGAAAAGTAGGAAGAAATTGAGATTTAACTCAATAAACATGCAACTCTTTTCAAACTAAAAACACTATTTAATTAACGTCTTTAATGATCACGTGTCACCTGTGCGGTTCTCCCCCAAATTAAAAAATGTTTGTTCAACGTTTGAAAAATAAAGTTCAATGTGAACtacttttaaataaattttattaaactaatgttaaattaaaaaaaaaaaaaaaaaaaaaaggcctttTATTCCCTCTCAAAAATCTCCCTTTGGCGTTTCCTGCCCGATTCCGTACCCGCCACCACGTGAGAcccaaaataaacaaataatacgGACCTACGTGTATGCTCCAGGCCTCTCCACGTGTATCCTCCGCATTAGACCAGGACAATCATTGATATGCGCGGTGAGGTAATTCCGGGACGCGTGTACAAGGCTTCGTGACATTCCGACACGTGGACGTTTAGATATTTTGGTGCCACAAAACGAAATTTCGTACTCCCAAACTAAAGCGACACGTCGAAGTCCACTGTAGCCTCCGCTCAACGGCAGACGCTATATCCCGATTCCCCGTCACAGCCTTGTCGTACCAGCACGAGCCCACCAGCGAGTCGTTGCGGGACACGTGTCCGATTCGCAGATGACGGTTAGGCACCCGTATGTCCATTCCCTGATCGACACGTGTTTACCTGCctatgtgtgtgtgtctatatatatatatatatatatatatatgcgcgTGGACACTACCCTCGCGAAACGCTCGCAGTGGGCATTGTAGCTAGAAATGGGCTCGAGTCAGAGGCGGAGGCTTAACCCGCCAGGCGAGGGGTCCGAGTCCAGCGAGTCCGGGATACTCAACGAGCGCGTACTCGTGCTGGTATTCGAGTCTATAAATTGGGATCTGCACACTCTGTGCTCAACGGCGTCGGTTAACAGGAAACTCAGAGCGACGGCGAAGCGTCTGCTGTGGCGGCACCTATGCGTTCACCGCGCGCCGCACATGGTGGAGACATTGGCAAACGGTGCGCCGAACGGCCGAGTCGGCGGAGGCTGGGACGCCCTCGCGAAGCTTCTGTTCTTCTGCTGCGGCTGCGAGTCGACTCGGAACTTCCGGGTGGATCACTCGTCGCCGGGTCACTTCGCGAAGGCGTCTCGGTTCTCGAAGACTTCGGGTCGGAGCTTCTTGACCCGAAAATGCCGGGGAGATCTGCTGTACGTGAGCGATCCGTGCGAGCATCCGACGGCGGACGACGCAGGGGACGATCTGGGTATCTACAGAGGGGTATTTCGGGGATTTATGAAATCGAAGACCAGGGCGTGTTTGATCGGACGGCGGGTGGAGTTTGAGGAGCGAGTGCGGTGTCCCTACTGCGGGGCCCGCGTGTGGAGCATGACCACGGCTCGGTTCGTGCCCAAGTGTGCGGCTCGGCGGCTCGGCACGCGCGACGGGGGTCTGGAGTATTTCGTGTGCGTGAACGGCCACTTGCACGGCACGTGTTGGCTGGTCCCGCTCTCGTCGGACGAGGGCGACGGTGACGAAAGTGGGAACGACGGTGGCGATGGGGTCAGCAGACTCAATCGTATTGATCAGACAGTGGCGACTGGGAGCACGCGCTCTTCGGGGGAAGAGATTGCTGTGAACGGGCCCGCAGATTGACAGTTTTGTGGGCCCGCACCTGATCCAGGGAATAACGAGAAAAATATGGATTTGGACCACCACGTCATCGCTGACGCGGCGGTCCACGCCTATTTAATGTATCCACGTTAACACCTTTTCGAATGATTGTGCAGGAAGTGGTCGATGACGTTGTATACTTGATGACGTGGAGTTGTTTGTGTGATGACGTGGTACTTTAAT includes:
- the LOC131156744 gene encoding EID1-like F-box protein 3 encodes the protein MGSSQRRRLNPPGEGSESSESGILNERVLVLVFESINWDLHTLCSTASVNRKLRATAKRLLWRHLCVHRAPHMVETLANGAPNGRVGGGWDALAKLLFFCCGCESTRNFRVDHSSPGHFAKASRFSKTSGRSFLTRKCRGDLLYVSDPCEHPTADDAGDDLGIYRGVFRGFMKSKTRACLIGRRVEFEERVRCPYCGARVWSMTTARFVPKCAARRLGTRDGGLEYFVCVNGHLHGTCWLVPLSSDEGDGDESGNDGGDGVSRLNRIDQTVATGSTRSSGEEIAVNGPAD